The Cellulomonas sp. S1-8 genome has a window encoding:
- a CDS encoding sensor histidine kinase: MSGPVGRGPRRLTRWWRRWSLRTRLTVIAAAAIAVSVFGAFLGGAGLLYGELEDTAKDELRAEARVLATNAERAGLAQVPLPPYPGTGRLTRVVLPDGSTRTPAGQPALPPVSEHAGRVARGASDDLMEDDGTGDVDYFIYTLQAGDGAVQVARVADESPLTRFGVGMLLIGLLCVVGGALLGRTVARIGLAPIDRLTAAAVRVAHTRDLDADIPDEGGGEIRRLIRSINDMLAALRDSRQAQRLLAEDAAHELKTPLTSLRLNVELLIRLDRRGTLDSALPAQSRTRLLHDLGSQVAELSTLAAELTDLARGDVSDESTELLDLADVVVAAATRARSRAPDVEVALDVTSVWVSGRPAALERAVLNLVDNAGTWSPADQPVQVRLRAEGTSAVLEVDDAGPGIDAADVPRVFDRFYRADSARALPGSGLGLSIVQRVVDAHGGRATVARSARGGALLRVDLPAAAPPASL; the protein is encoded by the coding sequence GTGAGCGGGCCCGTCGGCCGGGGACCGCGACGGCTGACCCGGTGGTGGCGCAGGTGGTCCCTGCGGACCAGGCTGACGGTGATCGCGGCGGCGGCCATCGCGGTCAGCGTGTTCGGGGCGTTCCTGGGGGGCGCCGGGCTGCTGTACGGCGAGCTGGAGGACACCGCCAAGGACGAGCTGCGCGCCGAGGCCCGCGTCCTGGCGACGAACGCGGAGCGCGCCGGTCTGGCGCAGGTCCCGCTACCGCCGTATCCCGGAACCGGTCGGCTGACGCGGGTCGTCCTGCCTGACGGCTCCACCCGGACGCCGGCCGGCCAACCCGCGCTGCCCCCGGTCAGCGAGCACGCCGGGCGAGTGGCGCGTGGCGCATCCGACGACCTGATGGAGGACGACGGCACCGGCGACGTCGACTACTTCATCTACACGCTGCAGGCGGGCGACGGCGCGGTCCAGGTGGCCCGCGTCGCCGACGAGAGCCCGCTCACCCGGTTCGGGGTGGGCATGCTGCTGATCGGCCTGCTGTGCGTGGTCGGGGGCGCGCTCCTCGGGCGGACCGTGGCACGGATCGGGTTGGCACCGATCGACCGGCTGACCGCCGCCGCGGTACGCGTCGCGCACACCCGCGATCTCGACGCCGACATCCCCGACGAGGGCGGCGGGGAGATCCGGCGGCTGATCCGGTCGATCAACGACATGCTCGCCGCGCTCCGGGACTCCCGGCAGGCCCAGCGGCTGCTCGCCGAGGACGCCGCCCACGAGCTCAAGACCCCGCTCACCAGCCTGCGCCTCAACGTCGAGCTGCTGATCCGGCTCGACCGGCGCGGCACCCTGGACAGCGCACTGCCGGCGCAGAGCCGGACCCGGCTGCTCCACGATCTCGGCTCCCAGGTGGCCGAGCTGAGCACCCTTGCCGCCGAGCTGACCGACCTGGCGCGCGGTGACGTCAGCGACGAGAGCACCGAGCTGCTCGACCTCGCCGACGTGGTGGTGGCCGCCGCGACCCGGGCGCGGTCCCGCGCGCCCGACGTCGAGGTCGCGCTCGACGTGACCTCCGTGTGGGTGAGCGGGCGTCCCGCTGCGCTCGAGCGGGCTGTGCTCAACCTCGTCGACAACGCCGGCACGTGGTCCCCCGCGGACCAACCGGTCCAGGTCCGGCTCCGCGCCGAGGGCACGTCGGCGGTGCTCGAGGTCGACGACGCCGGGCCGGGCATCGACGCCGCCGACGTCCCGCGGGTGTTCGACCGGTTCTACCGTGCCGACAGCGCCCGGGCGTTGCCGGGATCCGGGCTGGGGCTGTCGATCGTGCAGCGGGTCGTCGACGCCCACGGCGGCCGGGCCACCGTCGCCCGCTCCGCACGCGGTGGCGCGCTCCTGCGGGTCGACCTCCC